The genomic interval TATTCACTCGATTTTTTATTTTTCGGAAAATCCCCTAGTGAGATCTTAATTTAGGAGATATCCTCCTAAGCCTAAAAACATGTAGATAATTGAATAAGATAGACCTTAAAGAGAATCTTATTTATAAAGAAACTTTTACAAAAATTGTTTTGTAATAGGCCTGATTCAAAAACAAAGATGTATGGCTTTGTAATAGGAGGTTTTTTATCTAGTGGATAACGAGCAGTATTGGGAACAAATATATGAAAAAAGTGATGAGTTAAACTCATTATATTCTTCATACTGGAATCAATATTCTAATTTCGAGACTTGGCAGTTCTGGGTAGTCATTTCTTTATTAGTCATTCCACTCATATTGCTATATTTTATGTTAGACAGAAAAAGAATTTTTGAGGTATTATTCTTCGGATATACAATCCATATGCTTTGGGGCTATATTGATCTTGCCCTTGGGCGAAACGGTTACTTTGTTCATACATATTTTCTAACACCTGTATTGCCAATCGCGACAAACATTACTGCATCGGTACTACCTGTAGGATTCTTGCTGCTATATCAATATTGTACAAATCACAATAAAAATTTCTATCTGTCTACATTATTGTTAAGTGCAATATTTGCATTTGGTTTTGCTGGTATTGAAAGATTTTTGGGGTTAGTGGAATTTAGAAAAGGAATGAATCATTTTTATCTTTATTTAATTGACTTGGGGATCGTATTTATTACTTACTGGTTCACAAAGTTGATCTTAAGACTAAGAGATGTAGTACGTACTTAATGTATCATTGTTAGATGAAGAGGCATAAAAAATAAGGCTTGAGGATATATTCACTCAAGCCTTATTTTTCAGGAATTAGTGTTTAAAGTACATCAAAATTAAATAACAAGTTTATTTGCCTGTAGCTGTATTTACCTTTTTATTTAGCAGCTAACACATACTTCTCAATGGCATGTGCAACACCATGCTCATTATTTGTTAATGTTACGACATCCGCCAAATCTTTTACGGTTGGATCTGCATTTCCCATGGCAACAGAAAGACCGGCTACCTCTAACATTGGAACATCATTGAAATTATCCCCAATTGCAACTGTATTTTCAATCGGTATGTTAAAGTATTCAGCCATAACTTGAATACCATTGGCTTTATTTCCATTTGTATCCATAACCTCAATATTAAATGGACCTGAGGTAGTAATTGAAATGCCTTCGAACGCCTTTAATCTTGCAGTAAGTTCAGTTTTTCCTGCTAGAGTAGGTACGAAGAACTTTTGAATCGCAATATTCTCGATTTTTAATACAGCTTCTAATTGATCAAATATTTTAATTGATTCTGTTTCTTTAGGCTGTTCAGTCATTAGTTTGTATTCTTTAGGAGTTAAGTTTTTCGTTATTTCTTTGTTTTCTTCTAAAAACACTAGCATACGTTCTGTCCATGATGAAGCAATAAAGATACCTTGGCTTGTATAGATTTTGAATGGATATTTATATTCATCAAGAACTGCTGCTACTTTTTTCACTGTTTCTTTATTGATTGAAATTTGACTTAATAATTTTCCGTCAGCAAGTACCATCGCGCCATTACTGCCTGCAACTGGACATTGGAGCGGGGTTTTACCAATAACCGTTTTAATATCTTCTGGTGCACGTCCAGAACAAATCATAACGATATGTCCTGCTTTTTGAGCATTTTGAATCGCTTGAACATTTTCCTCTGAAATATCAATATTAGACGATAACAATGTCCCATCAAGGTCAATTGCAATTAATTTTTTCATCTTTTCCAGTCTCCTTTTTGGTTTGTTTTTCTCGACATGTATGTATAGATTATTTCATTACTCAATTATCTATTATGACATATTTTTTGTACAATCATTAGAAAAATGTGCAAAAATATGGGCATTCGTTAAATGCTTTTCCTTTTTGTCAAAAAAAGTTATACTTTCCAATAGATGAAGGAATATGGAGGAGAATCTTTATGATTAGATTTGGAATCATCGGTACGAATTGGATAACGGAAAGATTAATTAAAGCAGCAAGTAAAGTGGAAGGTTTTTCATTAACAGCAGTTTATTCAAGAACAAATGAAAAGGCTGAGGAATTTGCTGCTAAATTTACATCCATTAAACATATATATACTGATTTAACTGAATTTGCTAGTAGTCAAGAGTTTGATGCAGTTTATATTGCAAGCCCTAATTCACTACATGCATCACAAGCAATTTTATGTATGCAAAATGGCAAGCATGTTCTGTGTGAAAAACCGATTGCTTCAAACACAAAGGAAATTATCGAGATGGTCAAAGTTGCTAATGAGCATTCAGTCGTATTAATGGAGGCTTTGAAAGTAACGTTAGTACCGAACTTTGATACCATAAAAGAAAATCTACATAAAATAGGAAAGGTGCGACGTTATTTTGCAAGCTACTGTCAATATTCCTCTCGTTATGATAAATATAAAGAAGGAATTGTCTTAAATGCATTTAATCCAGCTTTCTCCAATGGAGCATTAATGGATATCGGCATTTATTGTGTATATCCAGCAGTCGCGCTTTTTGGGGAACCAAAGCAAGTACAAGCCACAAGCTATATGCTTGAGTCGGGTGTTGACGGTGAGGGAAGTATTTTACTAACGTACGATGATATGGATGCCGTTATTATGTACTCTAAAATAACTAACTCATATGTGCCATCAGAAATACAGGGGGAAAATGGAAGTATCATTTTCGATAAAATAAACACACCAGAAAAGGTGAAAATCCACTATAAGGATGGTACTGTTGAGGATATATCAAGACCTCAGGATTCAGATGATATGTATTATGAAGTGAAGGAATTTGTCGAAGTGGTAACAAACAAAAAAGACCAATCAGAGGTGAATTCTCATCAAAATACATTAATAACGGCAAAAATTTTAGAAGATAGCAGAAAACAAATTGGTTTGGTTTATCCTGCAGATAAATAAATGATAGAAGGGATCGTTTCAAACTGCCATTAGCAGTGAGAGGCGATCCTTTTTGAATATTTAGTAGAAAAAGGGGGATAGTATACGTGGAACGATGGATTACCATAATAAACCATTGTTTATGACGAGGAGGGTAAAGGATGATAGATAATGGTGCAGATTTTGAACATCAAAAAACAAATGCTGAAAATGATGATACGCTCACAAACAGACAAGGGCATCCCGTTACAAACAACCAAAATATAAGAACGGTCGGAAATCGCGGACCTGCTACCTTAGAAAATTATGATTTTATTGAAAAAATCAGCCACTTTGATAGAGAACGTGTACCTGAGCGTGTTGTTCATGCGCGTGGTGCTGGTGCACACGGTTATTTTAAAGCATATGGAACAGCTGGTGAAGAACATGTTTCGAAATATACAAGAGCGAAATTATTTCAAGAAAAAGGGAAAAAGACCCCAGTATTTGTCCGTTTTTCATCTGTTATTCATGGTGGTCATTCTCCAGAAACGCTTCGAGATCCACGTGGATTTGCTGTCAAGTTTTATACCGAGGACGGAAATTGGGATTTAGTTGGGAATAATTTGAAAATCTTCTTTATTCGTGATGCTATAAAGTTTCCGGATATGATTCATGCCTTTAAACCAGATCCAATTACAAATATTCAAGATGGAGAAAGGTTTTTTGACTTTTGTTCCAGTTCTCCTGAAACCTTCCATATGGTCACGTTTGTTTACTCACCATGGGGGATTCCAGCAAATTATCGTATGATGCAGGGCTCTGGTGTTAATACATATAAATGGGTAAACAGTGAGGGGCAAGCAGTACTTGTGAAATATCATTGGGAACCAAAGCAAGGCATTAAAAACTTAACCCAAAAAGAAGCAAGTGAAATTCAAGCGACTAATTTTAATCATGCCACTCAAGACTTATATGAAGCGATTGAGCGTGGCGATTTTCCAGAGTGGGAGCTGCTTGTCCAAATTATGAGCGATGATGACCATCCAGAATTGGATTTTGATCCCCTTGATGATACAAAACTGTGGCCGGAGGATCAGTTTCCATGGCTGCCAGTCGGAAAAATGGTTTTAAATAAAAATCCGGAAGATTATTTTACAGAAGTAGAACAAGTGGCATTTGGGACAGGTGTTCTTGTTGATGGACTTGATTTTTCCGATGACAAAATGCTGCAAGGGCGGACGTTTTCTTATTCAGATACGCAACGCCATCGCGTAGGGGCAAATTACTTACAGCTACCAATAAATGCACCGAAAAAACGTGTGGCAACGAATCAAAGTGGCGGTCAAATGCAATATAAAGTCGATCGTGCTCCTGGTCAAAATCCTCATATTAATTACGAACCATCAATTTTGGGCGGATTAAAAGAAGCGAAACAGGCTGGAAAAGAATATACACCAAAAATTGAGGGGAACTTGGTCCGTCAGTCTATTGACCGTCAAAGCAATACAAAACAAGCAGGTGATACATACCGTAGATTTGAGCAATGGGAAAAAGATGAATTAATCTCAAACCTTGTAAACGATCTTTCTAATTGTGATCAAAGAATTCAAGATAAAATGATTGCACTTGCTGAGGAAGCAGATGAAGAGTATGGTCGCAGGTTAAGAGAGGGCTTAGCTCATGCGTCAAAAGGGGGATCTAGCCAAAAGCCGCTTGGCAACAAAGATGGAGATCATGCTCCTGAAAAAGCTGTGAAAAAAGGGCATGAAGCTGATCCATATTAAAGTTGTCTCATAGTCCTTGAGGAAAAGTTAAATACCTTTATGATGGCATAGCTTGAGGACGTTAAAATTTCAACGGCTTCAAGCTTTTTTTGTAGGGGGATAAAGAGGGTATAGGTTATAATAGAAGGAAATAAACGTAGATACATAGAAATTAGCAAAAAAGGGGGAAGTTTATGACAGAAATGCCAATCGACGTACAAAGACAGATTAAACATCAAGGTTTATCAAAAACAAAAATATTTAGAAGAGCATTATTTATTTTTGTCGGTGCAGTCTTAATGGCTGTCGGTTTAGAGATTTTCTTAGTTCCTAATAAGGTAATTGATGGAGGAATTGTCGGGATTTCAATTATTCTTTCTCATCTTTTAGGGATGAATCTTGGTCTATTTATTTTCCTCCTTAATATTCCTTTCTTCTTCATTGGTTATAAACAAATTGGCAAAACCTTTGCACTATCTACTTTGTTTGGAATTACCATTCTTTCAATCGCTACAGCACTTTTTCATCCTGTTCCCGCTTTTACTGAGGATATCCTTTTAGCAACTGTCTTTGGTGGTATTATTCTAGGAATTGGTGTTGGACTTGTTATTCGCTATGGCGGTTCATTAGATGGAACCGAAATTTTAGCCATTTTAGCGAATAAGAGATTACCATTTTCAGTTGGCGAAATTATTATGTTTTTCAATATCTTTATCCTTGGAAGTGCCGGATTTGTCTTTGGCTGGAATCGAGCGATGTATTCATTGATTGCATATTTTGTTGCTTACAAAACAATTGATATTGTGATACAGGGACTAGATGAATCAAAATCAGCCTGGATCATTAGTGATCAGCACCGCGAAATTGGTGATGCCATTTTAGCTCGTTTAGGCCGTGGTGTAACATATCTTAATGGTGAAGGTGCATATACAGGTGATGATAAGAAAGTTATATTCTGTATTATTACCCGTTTAGAGGAAGCAAAATTAAAATCGATCGTAGAAGACATCGATTCTTCTGCCTTTTTAGCAGTGGCAAACATTGCAGAGGTTCGGGGCGGAAGGTTTAAGAAAAAAGATATTCATTAATTATGTTGGAACTCTGTGGAGAGGATTGTACCGCAGAGTTTTTTTTGTACGGGCTGCTATCTGCCTTACACTGTCCTGCTTTTCTAAAATGATTGGGCTATTTCTATTTCATCTTTCATACCTATATAAGGACAAGTGCTGCTTGGACGTGAAAAATAAGTAAGGGTGTGAACATATGGAAGAAGCGATTCTGAATGTATTAGAATGGCTGACAAGCCTGGGGTATTTAGGGATAGCGCTAGGTTTAATGCTAGAGGTTATCCCGAGTGAGATTGTGTTAGGATATGGTGGATATTTAATCGTGCTTGGAAAGGTCAGTTTTTTTGGAGCATTTGCTGCAGGAGTGATTGGCGGAACAATTGCACAGTTATTTCTTTATTGGATAGGGAGCTATGGAGGCCGGCCTTTTCTTGAGAAGTTTGGTAAATTTCTTTTATTAAAGAAGCATCATTTAGATTTATCAGAGGCCTGGTTTGAAAAGTATGGATCTGGCGTTATTTTCGGTGCAAGGTTTATTCCTGTTGTCAGGCATGCGATTAGTATACCTGCAGGGATTGCTAAAATGCCGTTATGGAAATTCACCGTTTACACCTTAGCTGCTATGATTCCATGGACGGTATTCTTTTTATATTTAGGGATAGAATTAGGAAGTAATTGGATGTATATAAAGGAAGCTGCCCGTCCCTATTTAATCCCGATCATTAGCTTTTCCCTTTTAATGGCTGGGGTTTATTACTTAGTGAAAAAGTTTAGGAATCCTCGGACAAACTAATAAAATTATTTACATACCCTTCACATTTTCTCAGAAGGGTATTTTTTAGTTCTTAATGTATACTAGATATTATAAGAAAACAAACATTCTTCTTGATAATTGGAACAAGATGAAATAATTTTATTTTTCCAAATGATTCGTTATAGTAAATAGTAGATTAAGTAAAGAAGAGGGAAAAAATATGTCAACGAAAAAAAATGAGTCAAGAAAAATCGCTAGGATATCATTAATTATTATGGGGGGTGGGTTCATCGCAACAATCCCGTTTCAAGGTACATTTTGGGTAGATTTATTACAAGGCGGCTTTGAGGCAGGGCTTGTTGGCGGATTAGCAGACTGGTTTGCCGTTACAGCTTTATTCCGACATCCACTCGGTTTAAAAATCCCACATACAGCACTGTTGCCAAATAATCGTCAACGACTAACAAATGCATTAGTAAAGATGCTGAAAAATGACTGGCTTTCTAAAGAAAGTATTCAAGAGAAAGTAAAATCTGTTGAATTTTCGGAGAAGCTGTTTCCAATTGTAGAAAAAGAAATACAAAAGGAAGCTTTTCAAAAAGGTTTAGTCGAAATGCTAAAGAGATTGATTCGTTATATAGATGTAGAGAAGCTGGCACCTTTTATTAAAAAACAATTAATCTCTAATCTCTCCAAAGTTGAAATGAGAAAGCTTCTTGGTATAATCAGCGAAAAACTCCTTAGTGAACAATTTGATAAGAAATCATTGGATTTTTTGTTAAAAAAGGCGGAGTCTTGGTTAAATCATGAACAGACAAGTCAAAAATTAGGTACAGTTTCAATGAATATGCTCAATAAGATTGAGGTAGATGGCATTCTGCAATTTGCCCTTAAGTCTATTCAAAATATTCTAAGTGAAGAAAAACTAGGTACGATTATAAAAAATCTCTTATTAAGTGTTGTCAGTAATTTGCAAAAAGAGGAAGAACCAAATAGAAAAGCATTAATTCTTTATATACAGAAAGAGATTTTAGGCTTGGATGCTAACGAGGAATTAATAAATGGAGCTGAAAAATGGAAAAATCAATTTTTAGCAAATTGGGAGCCTGATCAAACAATTAAGAATAGCCTTGAACAAATAAAACAACTTGGACTTGAATTCGTAGAAGCCGACAATTTCATTGATACATATCTTATGCCTCTCGCACATCGCATACTAGACATGCTAAAGGAAAAAAATAACGAGATTGACCATTGGATTCGAAAACAAATCGCCGTTCTAGTTGAAAAAAATCATGCACAGATCGGCAATCTAGTCCAAGAAAATTTAGATAAACTAGACAATGAAACACTTATTTCGATGATGGAAAATAATATCGGAAAAGATTTACAATGGATTAGAGTGAATGGAGCTGTTTGTGGTTTCATCATTGGGATTATCCTAACAGGTGTACAAGCTCTCTCTACTTTATTTTAACGTGTTTTTATGCTTAAGAGGGATTACTATGGAAATTTGGTGTTCTTTCAAGTAAGAAAGAGAAGCTTAGATACATCAATAGAAAAGGAGCGTGATTTCAAAAGTCACGCTCCTTTTTCTCATTAAAAGGTATAAAGATGTTTAGTTTGATGAAACAAGGCACTTACGCTTTGTTAATGATTCGCAACATTAGCATTTGTTTTATCGTAGACGGCTAGCTTTTTAACAAGAGTTGAGCTGTCTTGATTCAGTCCCACAATGCTAACCTCTGTACCGTTTTGTTTATATTTTAAAACAATTTTATCAATTGCACCTACTGCAGAATCATCCCATATGTGTGCCTGACTAAAATCGATCACCACATGACTGATCTCTTCTTTATAATTAAAGTTTGAGACTAAATCTGTCACGGAAGCGAAAAATAATTGCCCTTTTACACTGTATATTTTCTTACTGCTTTTTTTATCGAGCTTTGAATCTACATATACTTTTGAAATTTTAGCAGCAAAGAAGACAGCACTTAGTAAAACACCTGCAAGAACACCTTTTGATAAATCATGTGTAAGCACAACGGTCACTACAGTTACAATCATAACGGCAGAATCGGAAATAGGTATGATGTGCAGTTTTCTTAAAGAAGACCAGTCGAATGTTCCAATGGAAACCATGATCATAACAGCTACTAAAGCAGCCATTGGGATTCTCACCAAGATATCGTTTAGCAAGATAATTAAAATCATGAGAAAGACGCCGGCAACTAATGTAGATAATCTGCCGCGGCCGCCGGATTTAATATTGATTCCTGATTGGCCAATCATTGCACAGCCAGCCATTCCTCCGAAGAAACCAGCGATAATATTGGCAATACCTTGGCCTTTAGCTTCTTTGTTTTTATCACTTTCTGTATCTGTCATATCATCAACAATTTGTGCCGTTAAGAGAGACTCTAATAAGCCAACAAGAGCTAATGCGATTGAGTAAGGTAAAATAATTTGTAGTGTCTCAAAATTAAACGGTATCTCTGGAATTGAAAATAATGGTAAAGTTTGGGTTAATTCTCCCATATCGCCTACTGTCCGAACAGATACTCCTGATAAAATAGCAAAAATAGTCATGACAATAATGGCTATAAGCGGTGACGGAACTACTTTTGTAAATCTGGGCAGTATATAAATAATTGCCAAAGAGACAGCAACCATTACATACATAACCCATGTTTCCCCAACGAAGTGCGGCAATTGTGCCGTGAAAATTAAAATCGCTAAAGAGTTAACAAACCCTATCATGACAGAACGTGGAATAAACTTCATAAGTTTTCCTACTTTTAGAACACCTAGAATGATTTGAATAATCCCCGTTAAAATGGTTGCAGCTAGTAAATATTGGAGTCCATGTTCAGCTACTAACGTAACCATAACTAATGCCATTGCACCTGTTGCAGCAGATATCATCCCAGGTCTTCCACCTACAAAGGCAATTACGACGGCAATACAAAATGAAGCGTACAATCCAACCATTGGATCAACACCCGCAATAATGGAAAACGCAATTGCTTCAGGTATAAGGGCTAATGCAACAACAATCCCTGATAAAATATCACCCCGAATATTCCCAAACCATTGTTGTTTTAATGTTTGTGTGTTCAAAACTGCACCTCTTTCTTCTATCTTTAATTGTGAAAAAATAAATGACTTTTAACTCTCATAAAAGTCCCGTCCGTTATTAACGGTCATGATTATATCATTAAACAAAGTATTGTAATAACCTTATGTAAGCGTTTTAATATATGATTTATTTTAAATATCAATCATATCCT from Metabacillus sediminilitoris carries:
- a CDS encoding Cof-type HAD-IIB family hydrolase; this translates as MKKLIAIDLDGTLLSSNIDISEENVQAIQNAQKAGHIVMICSGRAPEDIKTVIGKTPLQCPVAGSNGAMVLADGKLLSQISINKETVKKVAAVLDEYKYPFKIYTSQGIFIASSWTERMLVFLEENKEITKNLTPKEYKLMTEQPKETESIKIFDQLEAVLKIENIAIQKFFVPTLAGKTELTARLKAFEGISITTSGPFNIEVMDTNGNKANGIQVMAEYFNIPIENTVAIGDNFNDVPMLEVAGLSVAMGNADPTVKDLADVVTLTNNEHGVAHAIEKYVLAAK
- a CDS encoding Gfo/Idh/MocA family protein → MIRFGIIGTNWITERLIKAASKVEGFSLTAVYSRTNEKAEEFAAKFTSIKHIYTDLTEFASSQEFDAVYIASPNSLHASQAILCMQNGKHVLCEKPIASNTKEIIEMVKVANEHSVVLMEALKVTLVPNFDTIKENLHKIGKVRRYFASYCQYSSRYDKYKEGIVLNAFNPAFSNGALMDIGIYCVYPAVALFGEPKQVQATSYMLESGVDGEGSILLTYDDMDAVIMYSKITNSYVPSEIQGENGSIIFDKINTPEKVKIHYKDGTVEDISRPQDSDDMYYEVKEFVEVVTNKKDQSEVNSHQNTLITAKILEDSRKQIGLVYPADK
- a CDS encoding catalase gives rise to the protein MIDNGADFEHQKTNAENDDTLTNRQGHPVTNNQNIRTVGNRGPATLENYDFIEKISHFDRERVPERVVHARGAGAHGYFKAYGTAGEEHVSKYTRAKLFQEKGKKTPVFVRFSSVIHGGHSPETLRDPRGFAVKFYTEDGNWDLVGNNLKIFFIRDAIKFPDMIHAFKPDPITNIQDGERFFDFCSSSPETFHMVTFVYSPWGIPANYRMMQGSGVNTYKWVNSEGQAVLVKYHWEPKQGIKNLTQKEASEIQATNFNHATQDLYEAIERGDFPEWELLVQIMSDDDHPELDFDPLDDTKLWPEDQFPWLPVGKMVLNKNPEDYFTEVEQVAFGTGVLVDGLDFSDDKMLQGRTFSYSDTQRHRVGANYLQLPINAPKKRVATNQSGGQMQYKVDRAPGQNPHINYEPSILGGLKEAKQAGKEYTPKIEGNLVRQSIDRQSNTKQAGDTYRRFEQWEKDELISNLVNDLSNCDQRIQDKMIALAEEADEEYGRRLREGLAHASKGGSSQKPLGNKDGDHAPEKAVKKGHEADPY
- a CDS encoding YitT family protein, with translation MPIDVQRQIKHQGLSKTKIFRRALFIFVGAVLMAVGLEIFLVPNKVIDGGIVGISIILSHLLGMNLGLFIFLLNIPFFFIGYKQIGKTFALSTLFGITILSIATALFHPVPAFTEDILLATVFGGIILGIGVGLVIRYGGSLDGTEILAILANKRLPFSVGEIIMFFNIFILGSAGFVFGWNRAMYSLIAYFVAYKTIDIVIQGLDESKSAWIISDQHREIGDAILARLGRGVTYLNGEGAYTGDDKKVIFCIITRLEEAKLKSIVEDIDSSAFLAVANIAEVRGGRFKKKDIH
- a CDS encoding DedA family protein, which gives rise to MEEAILNVLEWLTSLGYLGIALGLMLEVIPSEIVLGYGGYLIVLGKVSFFGAFAAGVIGGTIAQLFLYWIGSYGGRPFLEKFGKFLLLKKHHLDLSEAWFEKYGSGVIFGARFIPVVRHAISIPAGIAKMPLWKFTVYTLAAMIPWTVFFLYLGIELGSNWMYIKEAARPYLIPIISFSLLMAGVYYLVKKFRNPRTN
- a CDS encoding DUF445 domain-containing protein, encoding MSTKKNESRKIARISLIIMGGGFIATIPFQGTFWVDLLQGGFEAGLVGGLADWFAVTALFRHPLGLKIPHTALLPNNRQRLTNALVKMLKNDWLSKESIQEKVKSVEFSEKLFPIVEKEIQKEAFQKGLVEMLKRLIRYIDVEKLAPFIKKQLISNLSKVEMRKLLGIISEKLLSEQFDKKSLDFLLKKAESWLNHEQTSQKLGTVSMNMLNKIEVDGILQFALKSIQNILSEEKLGTIIKNLLLSVVSNLQKEEEPNRKALILYIQKEILGLDANEELINGAEKWKNQFLANWEPDQTIKNSLEQIKQLGLEFVEADNFIDTYLMPLAHRILDMLKEKNNEIDHWIRKQIAVLVEKNHAQIGNLVQENLDKLDNETLISMMENNIGKDLQWIRVNGAVCGFIIGIILTGVQALSTLF
- a CDS encoding SulP family inorganic anion transporter; translated protein: MNTQTLKQQWFGNIRGDILSGIVVALALIPEAIAFSIIAGVDPMVGLYASFCIAVVIAFVGGRPGMISAATGAMALVMVTLVAEHGLQYLLAATILTGIIQIILGVLKVGKLMKFIPRSVMIGFVNSLAILIFTAQLPHFVGETWVMYVMVAVSLAIIYILPRFTKVVPSPLIAIIVMTIFAILSGVSVRTVGDMGELTQTLPLFSIPEIPFNFETLQIILPYSIALALVGLLESLLTAQIVDDMTDTESDKNKEAKGQGIANIIAGFFGGMAGCAMIGQSGINIKSGGRGRLSTLVAGVFLMILIILLNDILVRIPMAALVAVMIMVSIGTFDWSSLRKLHIIPISDSAVMIVTVVTVVLTHDLSKGVLAGVLLSAVFFAAKISKVYVDSKLDKKSSKKIYSVKGQLFFASVTDLVSNFNYKEEISHVVIDFSQAHIWDDSAVGAIDKIVLKYKQNGTEVSIVGLNQDSSTLVKKLAVYDKTNANVANH